The following are encoded in a window of Aptenodytes patagonicus chromosome 29, bAptPat1.pri.cur, whole genome shotgun sequence genomic DNA:
- the LOC143171662 gene encoding LOW QUALITY PROTEIN: cytochrome c oxidase subunit 6B1-like (The sequence of the model RefSeq protein was modified relative to this genomic sequence to represent the inferred CDS: inserted 1 base in 1 codon) encodes MAEEIKAKLERYKTAPFDSRFPNQNQTRNCWQNYLDFHRCEKAMAAKGADAGPCQWYYRVYXSLCPTAWVTTWDEYREEGTFPGKI; translated from the exons ATGGCGGAGGAGATCAAGGCCAAGCTGGAGCGCTACAAGACGGCGCCGTTCGACAGCCGCTTCCCCAACCAGAACCAGACCAGGAACTGCTGGCAGAACTACCTGG ACTTCCACCGCTGCGAGAAGGCGATGGCGGCCAAGGGAGCGGACGCCGGCCCCTGCCAGTGGTACTACCGCGTCT AGTCCCTCTGTCCCACCGCCTGG GTGACGACGTGGGACGAGTACCGCGAGGAGGGGACCTTCCCCGGCAAGATCTGA